A region from the Brachyspira hampsonii genome encodes:
- a CDS encoding DUF4132 domain-containing protein: MENNISNEEQIRNKFERIFQYENNKNAFLDYFYGKSNSCPTLRNYYGVDAEEIFKFYFDENTKEEDKKALSRYAETVIKDIYKGENPYIILRLCTGEDLEKALIESYNNTAERAIYDTIYSKVRLINNEASKYIKIQVNNFNKFLELEACMPKKFNQYLEKVKNDNKALLNKEPHLLLTILVYLINRDDDKSLIKQLLNYIDYLKINDEETISLLFSIADKDEEVYKRLMNILNKDNNIIYFLVNIYKDMTRTIKLYKRLFKGYSEDKGYYYYTQKLIPEYLELCSFPKECILLNTIVNNNTLFISYLTVEVKKLYDEDKEAFYKLYEIIEKSKLEQLYLDYAMLSSIMLAANDNKYNIDTNAIVETLKTMCVELLKIMGPIKSFDEITSKSFKYVKENPYSNHSHYLSAIMSLDGINDEASEITTKLLKHYGIYGKISIYVSIQEIFYNRGILEAKEKLVNDKKVPLKDIYLSLLDSKNNIITLIKNNIEETKSIMEEKSFITSITANISGTILFINCIFSDELKELIDNKFDFVFKVLDTAKSKEIKKHCVSVINNNESIVRSEVEKLANEGKEASRTVYKEIIKYWDLQKFDDDFQFKSVDEINEYLNKYYNEGHETLIKDIDENILSNILLKDKKTKAPLNIVKYVFMEYIALKEPSILKDCNKIAEFFDIDSLRNALDNIYSNWLDNKADTKLKNILIPYCLFQTEDKLLKLKAQIEEWALNSRGALAAHAVYAIALKASKFALVLVDTMSVKVKNNQVKNAAKDALKKTSKALEISEDELIDKIIPDLDFDKKGTRELHYGGETDRVFKLQIKNDFTIEVTDSNDKVLKSLPAPNSKDDKEKADAAKKELTLIKKNIKMISSNQITRLNKVLLNARKWSYKTFNELFVDNPIMNIFALKLIWSVYDEKNNLIESFRYMEDGSFNTYDEEEYIFEDSLKNKKNITLVHPIELDDEKLSKWKTQLSDYEISQPINQLDLLFEEVKEESIKNNKIISFEDREITAGEIMSMANKMSFERSRDIEDGGSYTYYELKDSILNIACRIDFEYMWFGIEAGEKVTFKNIAFHRLDENGNCNEEEYINPLEINKRFTSSIYGTVKSYFMK; this comes from the coding sequence ATGGAGAATAATATCAGTAATGAAGAACAAATAAGAAATAAGTTTGAAAGAATATTCCAATATGAAAATAATAAGAATGCATTTCTTGATTATTTTTACGGAAAGTCGAACAGTTGTCCCACTTTAAGAAATTATTACGGTGTTGATGCAGAAGAAATTTTTAAGTTTTATTTCGATGAAAATACTAAAGAAGAAGATAAAAAAGCTTTGTCAAGATACGCTGAAACTGTAATAAAAGATATATACAAGGGCGAAAATCCTTATATAATTTTAAGATTATGCACTGGTGAAGATTTAGAAAAAGCATTAATAGAAAGTTATAATAATACAGCTGAAAGGGCTATATATGATACAATATATTCTAAAGTGCGTTTAATAAATAATGAAGCATCTAAATATATAAAAATACAAGTCAATAATTTTAATAAGTTTTTAGAATTAGAAGCCTGTATGCCTAAAAAGTTTAATCAATACTTAGAAAAAGTAAAAAATGACAATAAAGCATTATTGAATAAAGAGCCTCATTTATTATTAACTATTTTGGTATACCTAATAAATAGAGACGATGATAAAAGCCTTATTAAACAATTATTAAATTATATAGATTATCTAAAAATAAATGATGAAGAAACTATATCATTACTTTTTAGTATAGCTGATAAAGATGAAGAAGTTTATAAAAGATTAATGAATATTTTAAATAAAGATAATAACATCATTTATTTTCTTGTGAATATATACAAAGATATGACAAGAACTATAAAACTATATAAAAGATTATTTAAAGGATATTCAGAGGATAAAGGGTATTATTACTATACACAAAAACTTATACCTGAATATTTAGAACTATGCAGTTTTCCTAAAGAATGTATTTTGTTAAACACAATCGTTAACAACAACACGCTTTTTATTTCATATTTAACAGTAGAAGTAAAAAAATTATATGATGAAGACAAAGAAGCTTTTTATAAACTTTATGAGATAATAGAAAAATCAAAATTAGAACAATTATATCTTGATTATGCTATGCTTTCATCAATTATGCTTGCAGCAAATGATAACAAATATAATATTGATACTAATGCTATTGTAGAAACTCTCAAAACAATGTGCGTAGAGTTATTAAAAATAATGGGACCTATTAAAAGTTTCGATGAAATAACTTCTAAAAGCTTTAAATATGTAAAAGAAAACCCTTATAGTAATCACAGTCATTATTTATCAGCTATAATGTCGCTTGATGGTATCAATGATGAAGCATCAGAAATTACTACTAAATTATTAAAGCATTACGGAATATACGGCAAAATTTCTATTTATGTTTCTATTCAGGAAATATTCTATAATAGAGGTATTTTAGAAGCTAAAGAAAAATTAGTTAATGATAAAAAAGTGCCATTAAAAGATATTTATTTATCATTATTAGATTCAAAAAATAATATTATTACACTTATAAAAAACAATATAGAAGAAACAAAATCTATTATGGAAGAAAAATCATTTATCACTTCTATAACAGCAAATATTAGCGGTACTATATTATTTATTAATTGTATTTTCAGTGATGAATTAAAAGAACTTATTGATAATAAATTTGATTTTGTTTTCAAAGTTCTAGACACAGCAAAATCAAAAGAAATAAAAAAGCATTGTGTATCGGTAATAAATAATAATGAAAGTATTGTAAGAAGCGAAGTAGAAAAATTGGCAAATGAGGGAAAAGAGGCTTCAAGAACAGTTTATAAAGAGATAATTAAATATTGGGATTTACAAAAGTTTGACGATGATTTTCAATTTAAAAGTGTTGACGAAATAAACGAATATTTAAATAAATACTATAATGAAGGACATGAAACTCTAATAAAAGATATAGACGAAAATATACTCTCTAATATTTTACTAAAAGATAAAAAAACTAAAGCTCCTTTAAATATAGTTAAGTATGTGTTTATGGAATATATTGCTTTAAAAGAGCCTTCAATATTAAAAGACTGCAACAAGATAGCAGAGTTTTTTGATATTGATTCACTTAGAAATGCACTTGATAATATATATTCAAATTGGCTTGATAATAAGGCAGATACAAAATTAAAAAATATACTTATTCCATATTGTCTTTTTCAAACTGAAGATAAACTTTTAAAGTTAAAGGCTCAGATTGAAGAATGGGCATTAAACTCAAGAGGAGCATTAGCAGCACATGCAGTATATGCTATAGCATTAAAAGCAAGCAAATTTGCATTGGTTTTAGTTGATACTATGTCTGTAAAAGTTAAAAATAATCAGGTAAAAAATGCTGCTAAAGATGCATTAAAAAAGACTTCCAAAGCATTAGAGATTTCAGAAGATGAGCTTATAGATAAAATAATACCAGATTTGGATTTTGATAAAAAAGGTACAAGAGAACTCCATTACGGTGGAGAAACCGACAGAGTATTTAAACTTCAAATAAAAAATGATTTCACTATAGAAGTAACAGATTCAAATGATAAAGTTTTAAAATCGCTTCCTGCACCAAACAGTAAAGATGATAAAGAAAAAGCAGATGCAGCTAAAAAAGAATTAACTTTGATAAAGAAAAATATTAAAATGATAAGTTCTAATCAAATAACAAGATTAAATAAAGTTTTATTAAACGCCCGTAAATGGTCTTATAAAACTTTTAATGAGCTTTTTGTTGATAACCCTATAATGAATATATTTGCTTTAAAACTTATATGGAGTGTTTATGATGAGAAAAATAATTTAATAGAAAGTTTTAGATATATGGAAGATGGTTCTTTCAATACTTATGATGAAGAGGAATATATATTTGAAGACAGTCTTAAAAACAAAAAGAATATTACTTTAGTTCACCCTATAGAATTAGACGATGAAAAATTATCAAAATGGAAAACTCAATTAAGCGACTACGAAATATCACAGCCTATTAATCAGCTTGATTTATTATTTGAAGAAGTTAAAGAAGAGTCTATAAAAAATAATAAAATTATATCATTTGAAGATAGAGAAATAACAGCAGGCGAGATTATGTCAATGGCAAATAAAATGTCATTTGAAAGAAGCAGAGATATTGAAGACGGCGGAAGCTATACTTATTATGAATTAAAAGACTCTATATTAAATATTGCATGCCGTATAGATTTTGAATATATGTGGTTTGGAATAGAGGCGGGAGAAAAAGTAACATTTAAAAATATTGCTTTCCACAGACTAGATGAAAACGGAAACTGTAATGAAGAAGAATATATAAATCCTTTAGAAATTAATAAGAGATTTACCTCGTCAATATATGGAACAGTAAAATCTTATTTTATGAAGTAA